A genomic segment from Nicotiana tabacum cultivar K326 chromosome 9, ASM71507v2, whole genome shotgun sequence encodes:
- the LOC142164227 gene encoding peroxisomal 2,4-dienoyl-CoA reductase [(3E)-enoyl-CoA-producing]-like, with translation MESPFKSDILKGKVALLTGGGSGIGLEISTQFGKHGASVAIMGRRKTILYSAVSYLQSLGIPAIGFEGDVRKQEDAKRVVELTVNHFGKLDILVNAAAGNFLVSPEDLSPNGFRTVLDIDSVGTFTMCHEALDYIKKGGPGRNSTSGGIILNISATLHYTASWYQIHVAAAKAAVDAVTRNLALEWGTDYDIRVNGIAPGPIGDTAGMRKLGPEEISNKSKEYMPLYKLGEKYDIAMAALYLASDAGKYINGTTLIVDGGLWLSRPRHLPKDAVKELSRTVEKKSRNAPVGVPPSKL, from the exons ATGGAGTCTCCTTTCAAGTCAGACATACTAAAAGGGAAAGTAGCACTTTTGACCGGAGGCGGTTCTGGTATCGGCCTTGAGATCTCTACTCAATTCGGCAAACATGGTGCCTCCGTTGCCATCATGGGCCGCCGCAAGACAATCCTCTACTCCGCCGTCTCCTACCTTCAATCCCTTGGTATTCCG GCAATTGGCTTTGAGGGGGATGTGCGAAAGCAAGAAGATGCAAAAAGAGTTGTAGAGTTAACTGTCAATCATTTTGGGAAGCTTGACATTCTTGTCAATGCTGCAGCTGGCAATTTCCTTGTATCTCCTGAGGATTTGTCTCCAAATGGCTTCAGGACAG TACTAGATATTGATTCTGTTGGTACATTCACCATGTGCCATGAAGCACTTGACTATATCAAGAAAGGAGGACCTGGGAGGAATTCGACTTCAGGTGGAATAATACTGAACATTAGTGCTACTTTGCATTACACTGCATCTTGGTATCAAATCCATGTAGCTGCTGCCAAG GCTGCTGTTGATGCAGTCACTAGAAATTTGGCTCTAGAGTGGGGCACGGACTATGATATTAGGGTCAATGGTATTGCACCAGGGCCCATAGGTGATACTGCTGGCATGCGTAAACTTGGACCGGAAGAGATAAGCAATAAGAGCAAAGAATACATGCCCCTGTACAAACTTGGGGAGAAATATGATATTGCCATGGCTGCTCTCTACCTTGCATCAGATGCTG GCAAATATATCAACGGAACCACCCTTATTGTCGATGGAGGACTCTGGCTGAGCAGGCCCAGACATCTACCTAAAGATGCAGTGAAGGAGCTCTCTCGAACAGTTGAGAAAAAATCAAGAAATGCACCAGTAGGAGTTCCTCCCAGCAAGCTGTAA